In Fusarium oxysporum f. sp. lycopersici 4287 chromosome 4, whole genome shotgun sequence, a genomic segment contains:
- a CDS encoding transformation/transcription domain-associated protein (At least one base has a quality score < 10) — protein sequence MPLIPLLFTRCSSRRFPHLYDMIFEHTALLHIPQFFLASEATSPSFCGMLLQFLMERIDQVGSADVKKSSILLRLFKLAFMAVTLFANQNEQVLLPHVVNIVTKSIELSTKAEEPMNYFLLLRSLFRSIGGGKFEQLYKQILPLLEMLLDVLNNLLMAARKPSERDLYVELCLTVPARLSHLLPHLSFLMRPLVVALRAGTDLVGQGLRTLELCVDNLTADYLDPIMAPVIDELMTALFDHLKPHPYSHFHAHTTMRILGKLGGRNRKFMTSAVPLTYREYADDPSSFDLRLLGSKKDRAFPADMGIDFAIQKLMEFPKATKNNHNKQYDGYYKKQALHLIKAQLKLRIGYDQLPDDLPRLLRLQAEDLVARRYEINTANFEISDRERSIPKKESEDLVVKRLLKAIMFAHSFPEFKDEASTFLLNVCKHFAIIEIGRALVDLKRTFSPFDPNAGEGPLHIDTRNLSDAIVESLASDHPDVREAGKSAIREMYDATAIIFGSESDVGKLPFFSHLSSTFCHSCYEEEWFTKTGGSLGINYLLTELDLGDTWITSKQTEFIRALTYVVKDMPQDLPEKTRCLAQTSLEVLLKRITKDITKEDTLPITQQPGQPQNPQLKQPRLSQICQQFGNDLYHMNKHVRETAKHSLELIATAAKCEVWELLEPCKDKILQPIFAKPLRALPFSIQIGYINAMTYHMSLKNDWVPFDENLNRLLMESLALADASDESLANKPAEFRTHEHIVNLRVSCIKLLTTAMTFEEFSNQPTKTKILSVFFKCLYSESKPTIIAANDALKSVLSVDRRLPKELLQGGLRPVLQSLSDPKRLSTAGLDNLSRLLKLLTSYFKVEIGARLLEQIDSIVEPSALQQISFTFFDQHPQMKIITAILTIFHLLPAPAEAFKERLIDCFLGLEEKLRRTQLSPFRLPIYRYMNRYPKEIWAYLFGKVEDLKYGRLLAQVLAHADSSALREVAIENLDGLITRCNELISQNNEAKFIAMVNAIHIFESLSHFPSAEKWMDKKEHLDWLKSIGKELETHLRQHTLPAHLRLPAYQAAEELMTILVKSLERAPKDLDPLFNLIECVTSDELRITQELFSFIYQKIICSDAVDFWKTIVLRCLDTYAGKSASNKMKHFLLHYIVNPIVAMDVMRNWKQLDQNRTPRLMDRTVIDAVSSKIWKVQPESTTDDQAQPGIDHTRYEVLQLSAMLVKYYHTPLQDARKDIIKFGWTFIRLEDVINKHAAYVVIGYFIAHYETPPKIVTQVYLSLLKANQNEGRALVTQALELIAPMLPKRCGTGQNERVAAWAIAPRRVLVDEGQNAQQMTSIYHFLVRHPDLFYEARDRYITLMISSLRKLATPQNASHESKRLCLNMMWLIWTWEERRVEGKSAAFGARSLSQSPNTKKRKLESDQANTSSQPVGRAEYQIPPLFRLKMIKYLVEFIAQLNERYELPSAKPRDHVSSSIPPVPLALTDLCKKAMKLLYNLVQPQYWGDLDLDLFPNVTQVILASERTQTILTADPTDKEKFDDKFLTNIINTLQVVRIVLNSKSDEWIQKSMPAIQKVLEKCLKSENPEIQDCLHLSDKKFDDNRELRSIVKRILDSVPDDTPMEDADADGETETQTSEIVAYLSQVATEAMNSSNFTSGVNILWSLGQRKPNVIDQHINSLMKALQSKHAREHVQHYNAIANQAAGVNRNQDPNTPSGEMSAYDLEIQTKIMIKEIQVVALRMEVLGDNRRPFLSVLATLVEKSMSIELCEEILNMVEGWVFRSEGTWPTLKEKTAVLHKMLSFEHRQDPTMLSKFLDLVIRIYEDPKITRTELTVRMEHAFLIGTRAADVEMRNRFMAIFDKSLSKSASARLSYVLTSQNWDTLSDSYWLAQATQLLLGAVETNANIQLYQNDFRTLPISRLLTIFTKEMEAREPTVIIDDKFESFMATHRRFMSELGDIKVKDVIEPLVQLQHVDSQLAHNLWVTLFPIYWSSVAKDDRVDLERGIVALLTKDYHSRQIDKRPNVIQSILDGAAKTWPECKIPPHVLKFEAKTYDAWYTALVQLENSAIKPQVDSATVRESNLDALVELYASLQEDDLFYGTWRRRCQFVETNAALSYEQNGMWDKAQKLYENAQIKARTGVIPFSQAEYMLWEDHWVLCAQKLQQWEILQDFAKHENFQDLLLECAWRNTEMWQDEQHREALDNIIKGVMDAPTPRRAFFQSFMSLLKFHNQKEASTDFARVCDEAIQLSIRKWHQLPERLTNAHVPLLQNFQQLVELHDASVICQSLANTNQTNLDVKSGELKLLLGAWRDRLPNVWDDITAWQDLVTWRQHIFSLINQTYLQLLPQQGQQNAGGASSFAYRGYHETAWIINRFAHVARKHNLPDVCINQLSRIYTLPNIEIQEAFLKLREQAKCHYENPEELSSGLDVINNTNLNYFSPSQKAEFYTLKGMFLEKLKQKDEADSAYGTALYFDIGAAKAWAEWGYFNDRKFKEDPTDLNAARQALTSYLQAAGSYKNAKSRKLLARILWLLSLDDAKGTIALGFDDFKGETPVWYWITFIQQLITGLGHKEAPRVFQLLLKIAKSYPQALYFQLRTNREDLLVIKKNQEARDRTARQRAQSVASNGKASASPSMTKQDPPRPGTASSRPGTANATDGTPVKAEGEANGSNAAGTPAPTNGQTPDPSKAAQKATPQPGQPGQPQKKPPWDYTEEVMSVLKTAFPLLALSMETMVDQIQKNFKCPPDEDAYRLIVALLNDALAYVSRTPPSFAKNVKLPAATETNITRFAETILPSHIKKSFEADFVTVKPTMYEYIYKLRRWRNKFEEKLDHRIPRAFLENFSPHLSEFRYGKFDEVEVPGQYLQHKDKNQDFIRIDRFLPNIDLVRSISASYRRIKMRGHDGSIHKWAIQHPAARHCRREERILQLFRSLNQTLGRKKESRRRDLQFTIPIMVPFAPHIRLVQEDTSYTTLQGVYEDHCRNMGMSKDDPVLFTMEKLRGALESKSSVSCHRHQHGFAVTNNKQNKPEQAATARLEVFNAIQEKWVPSTVAIEYFQKVFPQFAEFWLFRRQFSYQLAALTFITYIMYMHNRYPQKINISRATGKVWGSEMMSYMSANKPFFHNPEPVPFRLTPNLQTLMGPLATEGIFACSLMAIARCLTEPEYELEHALTLLVRDEMLFWFTGSHRNGVITEGQLRDSVQVNSESIVKRALSLAHSPVGNLPANQTVIDAIAKAVNPMNLAQCDALWMPYL from the coding sequence ATGCCATTGATCCCGCTACTTTTCACGAGGTGTTCCAGCAGGAGATTCCCGCACCTTTACGATATGATCTTTGAACATACAGCATTGTTACATATACCCCAATTCTTTCTCGCTAGCGAGGCGACTTCTCCTAGcttttgcggtatgcttctGCAATTCCTCATGGAGCGAATCGATCAGGTCGGCTCTGCAGATGTCAAGAAATCATCCATTCTGTTGAGGCTCTTCAAGCTGGCTTTCATGGCCGTTACCCTATTCGCCAACCAGAATGAACAGGTGCTATTACCACACGTTGTCAACATTGTCACGAAATCCATCGAGTTGTCAACAAAGGCAGAAGAGCCAATGAACtattttctccttcttcgcTCGCTGTTTCGCAGCATTGGTGGTGGAAAATTCGAGCAGCTGTACAAGCAAATTCTCCCTCTGCTTGAAATGCTCCTGGATGTGCTGAACAATCTCCTCATGGCTGCACGAAAGCCATCTGAGCGCGACCTCTACGTTGAGCTCTGTCTCACAGTCCCGGCTCGGCTTAGTCATTTGTTACCGCACCTCAGCTTCCTGATGCGTCCACTCGTCGTTGCTCTACGCGCAGGCACGGATCTCGTCGGACAAGGATTGCGAACACTGGAGCTGTGTGTTGATAACCTAACAGCCGACTATCTTGATCCCATTATGGCACCTGTTATCGATGAGCTGATGACTGCTCTCTTTGACCATCTCAAACCTCACCCTTACAGCCACTTTCACGCTCATACCACAATGCGAATTCTTGGTAAATTGGGTGGGAGAAACAGGAAGTTTATGACTAGTGCTGTGCCGCTTACTTATAGGGAGTATGCTGATGATCCCTCGAGCTTTGATCTGAGACTTCTGGGCTCTAAGAAGGACAGAGCCTTCCCTGCTGACATGGGAATTGACTTTGCTATCCAGAAGTTAATGGAGTTTCCAAAGGCAACCAAGAATAACCACAACAAACAATATGATGGTTACTATAAGAAGCAAGCATTGCATTTGATCAAGGCACAGCTCAAACTTCGAATCGGTTATGATCAGCTGCCAGATGACCTCCCGCGTCTTTTGCGACTTCAAGCTGAAGATCTGGTTGCGAGAAGGTATGAGATCAATACTGCCAATTTTGAGATCTCAGACCGTGAGCGATCCATTCCGAAGAAGGAGAGCGAAGATCTGGTCGTCAAACGgcttctcaaggccatcatgTTTGCCCATTCCTTCCCTGAATTCAAGGATGAAGCCAGCACCTTCTTGCTCAACGTTTGCAAGCACTTCGCGATCATTGAGATTGGCAGAGCTTTGGTGGATTTGAAGCGCACATTCAGCCCCTTCGACCCTAACGCTGGCGAGGGCCCTTTGCACATCGATACACGTAATCTCTCAGACGCCATTGTTGAGTCGCTGGCTTCTGATCACCCTGATGTGCGCGAGGCGGGCAAGAGTGCCATTCGTGAGATGTATGACGCTACGGCAATTATCTTTGGTTCAGAAAGCGATGTTGGCAAACTTCCTTTCTTCAGTCATCTAAGCAGTACTTTCTGCCACAGTTGCTATGAAGAAGAGTGGTTCACCAAAACTGGCGGTAGTCTGGGAATCAACTACCTGCTTACTGAACTTGATCTGGGCGACACGTGGATCACGTCCAAGCAAACTGAGTTCATCCGTGCACTTACTTATGTGGTCAAGGACATGCCCCAGGATCTTCCTGAAAAGACGCGTTGCCTCGCTCAAACTAGCTTGGAGGTGCTCTTGAAGCGCATCACCAAGGACATAACGAAAGAGGACACGCTGCCCATCACACAACAACCAGGGCAGCCGCAAAACCCTCAACTCAAGCAGCCTCGACTTTCCCAGATTTGTCAACAATTTGGCAACGATCTGTACCATATGAACAAGCATGTTCGAGAGACCGCAAAACACTCGCTGGAACTCATCGCGACAGCGGCAAAGTGTGAGGTCTGGGAGCTGTTGGAACCCTGCAAGGACAAGATTCTGCAACCCATCTTTGCCAAACCTTTACGTGCGTTGCCCTTCAGTATTCAGATCGGCTACATCAATGCCATGACGTACCATATGAGCTTGAAGAACGACTGGGTCCCATTTGATGAGAACCTAAACCGTCTTCTGATGGAGTCGTTGGCCCTTGCGGATGCTAGCGACGAATCTCTTGCTAACAAGCCCGCGGAGTTCCGTACGCATGAGCACATTGTCAACCTTCGTGTTTCATGTATTAAGCTTCTTACAACTGCAATGACGTTTGAGGAATTTTCCAACCAGCCGACTAAGACCAAGATCCTTAGTGTCTTTTTCAAATGCCTGTATTCAGAGTCAAAACCTACCATCATTGCAGCGAATGATGCCCTAAAGTCTGTCTTATCGGTAGATAGACGCCTGCCTAAGGAGCTTCTACAGGGAGGTTTGCGACCAGTGCTGCAGAGCCTCTCGGATCCTAAACGCTTGAGCACGGCAGGACTCGACAATTTGTCTAGgttgctgaagctgcttaCTTCTTATTTTAAGGTCGAGATCGGTGCTCGCTTACTAGAACAGATCGACTCCATCGTCGAGCCTAGTGCCTTGCAACAGATATCCTTTACTTTCTTCGACCAACACCCACAGATGAAGATCATCACTGCTATATTGACCATTTTCCATCTGCTTCCTGCTCCCGCTGAAGCCTTTAAGGAACGATTGATCGATTGCTTTCTTGGTTTAGAGGAGAAATTGCGCAGAACTCAACTGAGCCCTTTCCGCCTGCCTATTTACAGATACATGAATCGATATCCAAAGGAAATCTGGGCCTACCTTTTTGGCAAAGTCGAAGACCTCAAATACGGCCGGCTGTTGGCCCAGGTCCTTGCACATGCTGATAGTAGTGCTTTGCGAGAGGTCGCAATTGAGAATCTTGACGGTCTCATTACCCGTTGCAATGAGCTTATCAGCCAAAACAATGAGGCCAAGTTCATTGCCATGGTGAACGCGATCCACATATTTGAGTCTCTCAGCCATTTCCCCAGCGCAGAGAAGTGGATGGACAAAAAGGAGCATCTCGACTGGCTTAAGAGTATTGGCAAGGAACTGGAAACACATCTTCGACAACACACCCTTCCTGCACATCTCCGATTACCTGCTTaccaagcagctgaagagctaATGACTATCCTCGTCAAGTCTCTTGAAAGGGCACCCAAAGACTTGGACCCTCTTTTCAACTTGATCGAATGCGTGACATCTGATGAGCTACGGATCACCCAGGAGCTGTTCTCCTTCATTTACCAGAAAATAATCTGCAGTGATGCTGTTGACTTCTGGAAGACCATTGTCCTCCGGTGCCTGGATACTTATGCTGGGAAGTCTGCTtcaaacaagatgaagcaTTTCCTCTTGCATTATATCGTTAACCCAATCGTTGCGATGGACGTTATGCGAAACTGGAAACAGCTCGATCAGAACAGGACCCCTCGACTTATGGATAGAACTGTCATTGATGCAGTAAGCAGCAAGATCTGGAAGGTTCAACCGGAGTCGACAACGGACGACCAAGCTCAGCCCGGCATCGATCACACTCGCTATGAGGTTTTGCAGCTTTCGGCAATGTTGGTTAAATACTATCACACACCCCTCCAGGATGCCCGGAAAGATATCATCAAGTTCGGATGGACTTTCATTCGCCTTGAGGATGTCATCAACAAGCATGCTGCTTACGTAGTCATTGGATACTTCATCGCTCATTATGAGACACCTCCAAAGATTGTCACTCAGGTATACCTCTCTCTCCTCAAAGCCAATCAGAACGAGGGGCGCGCCTTGGTTACCCAAGCACTCGAACTCATTGCCCCTATGCTACCGAAACGATGTGGAACTGGTCAGAACGAGCGCGTTGCGGCTTGGGCCATTGCCCCCCGGCGTGTTCTTGTTGACGAAGGACAAAATGCCCAGCAGATGACGAGTATCTACCATTTCCTTGTTAGACATCCTGATCTATTTTATGAAGCTCGTGATAGATACATCACCTTGATGATCAGTTCTCTACGGAAGCTCGCCACTCCCCAAAATGCGTCACATGAGTCCAAGAGGCTCTGCCTCAACATGATGTGGCTTATCTGGACATGGGAAGAACGGCGAGTTGAAGGAAAGTCGGCAGCTTTTGGGGCGAGGTCCCTTTCCCAGTCTCCCAacacgaagaagagaaagttgGAGTCTGACCAGGCGAATACATCTTCACAGCCAGTTGGCCGTGCGGAGTATCAGATCCCCCCTCTTTTCCGACTGAAGATGATTAAGTATCTTGTTGAGTTCATTGCTCAGTTGAATGAACGCTACGAACTTCCTTCCGCGAAACCCCGGGATCATGTCTCATCGTCAATCCCCCCAGTCCCTCTTGCGTTGACTGATCTCTGCAAGAAAGCCATGAAACTCCTCTACAACTTGGTGCAGCCACAATACTGGGGTGACCTCGATCTCGACCTCTTTCCTAATGTAACTCAAGTTATTTTGGCGAGCGAGCGAACACAAACTATTCTTACGGCTGATCCTACAGACAAGGAGAAGTTTGATGACAAATTCCtgaccaacatcatcaacactctTCAAGTGGTCCGTATCGTGCTCAACTCCAAGTCAGATGAGTGGATCCAGAAGAGCATGCCAGCTATCCAGAAAGTCCTGGAGAAGTGCCTCAAATCAGAAAACCCTGAAATCCAagattgccttcatctttcCGACAAGAAGTTTGACGACAACCGTGAACTCCGATCGATTGTCAAACGCATCCTGGACTCCGTACCGGACGACACACCTATGGAGGACGCTGATGCTGACGGTGAAACCGAGACACAAACATCTGAGATTGTTGCTTACCTGTCACAAGTCGCAACAGAAGCAATGAACAGCAGCAACTTTACTTCAGGCGTTAATATTCTGTGGTCTCTTGGTCAGCGAAAGCCGAACGTAATTGATCAGCATATTAATTCTCTGATGAAGGCTCTCCAATCCAAACATGCGAGAGAACATGTCCAACACTACAATGCGATTGCAAATCAGGCAGCTGGTGTTAACAGGAACCAGGACCCCAACACACCAAGCGGAGAAATGTCGGCCTACGATCTTGAGATTCAAACCAAGATTATGATCAAGGAAATCCAGGTCGTAGCGCTGCGGATGGAAGTGCTGGGTGACAATCGACGACCTTTCCTCAGCGTCCTGGCAACTTTGGTTGAAAAGTCCATGTCGATTGAACTTTGTGAGGAGATACTGAACATGGTTGAGGGATGGGTATTCCGATCAGAAGGAACATGGCCAACACTTAAGGAGAAGACGGCTGTTCTTCATAAGATGCTCTCCTTTGAACATCGACAAGACCCAACCATGTTATCCAAGTTCCTGGACCTTGTTATTCGCATCTACGAGGACCCCAAGATTACCCGCACAGAACTGACTGTTCGCATGGAGCATGCATTCCTTATCGGTACTCGTGCAGCGGATGTTGAAATGCGCAATCGCTTCATGGCTATCTTTGACAAGAGCTTATCCAAGTCGGCCAGTGCACGTCTGTCCTATGTTCTTACCTCTCAGAACTGGGACACACTCTCAGATTCATACTGGCTCGCGCAGGCTacacagctgctgcttggAGCTGTCGAGACGAACGCCAATATCCAACTATACCAAAACGACTTCAGGACCTTGCCGATTTCTCGCCTGCTCACCATCTTCACGAAGGAGATGGAGGCTCGGGAGCCTACTGTCATTATCGATGACAAGTTCGAATCATTCATGGCTACTCATCGTCGCTTCATGTCGGAACTAGGAGACATCAAGGTGAAGGACGTCATCGAACCATTGGTGCAGCTTCAGCATGTTGATTCCCAACTCGCCCACAACCTTTGGGTAACCCTCTTCCCAATCTACTGGTCGTCTGTAGCCAAGGATGACCGAGTTGATCTAGAACGCGGCATTGTTGCTTTGCTCACAAAGGATTATCATAGTCGGCAAATTGACAAGCGTCCTAACGTCATTCAGTCAATCCTCGACGGCGCTGCAAAGACTTGGCCCGAGTGTAAGATTCCACCACATGTCCTCAAATTTGAGGCCAAGACCTACGATGCTTGGTATACTGCCTTGGTTCAACTTGAGAACTCTGCCATTAAACCGCAGGTCGATTCCGCTACGGTgcgagaaagcaacctcgACGCTCTTGTCGAGCTTTACGCTTCACTTCAAGAAGACGATCTGTTCTACGGCACCTGGAGGCGTCGCTGTCAATTTGTTGAAACCAATGCTGCTCTGTCGTACGAACAGAACGGCATGTGGGACAAGGCCCAGAAGCTGTATGAGAATGCCCAGATCAAGGCCAGAACTGGTGTGATCCCCTTCTCCCAAGCCGAGTACATGCTTTGGGAGGATCATTGGGTTCTTTGTGCACAGAAGCTGCAACAGTGGGAGATTCTTCAGGATTTCGCTAAGCATGAAAATTTCCAAGATCTCCTTCTCGAGTGCGCTTGGCGGAACACAGAGATGTGGCAGGATGAGCAACACCGGGAGGCTTTGGATAACATCATCAAGGGTGTTATGGACGCTCCTACACCCCGCAGAGCCTTCTTCCAATCTTTCATGTCACTTCTCAAATTTCACAATCAGAAAGAGGCCAGCACGGACTTCGCTCGCGTCTGCGATGAGGCAATTCAGCTCTCAATCCGTAAATGGCACCAGTTGCCCGAGCGCCTGACCAATGCCCACGTTCCACTTCTTCAGAACTTCCAACAATTGGTTGAGCTTCACGACGCCAGTGTCATTTGCCAGAGTCTTGCGAATACCAACCAGACAAACTTGGATGTCAAATCTGGCGAACTCAAGTTACTGCTGGGTGCTTGGCGCGATCGACTCCCGAATGTGTGGGATGATATCACTGCTTGGCAAGATCTTGTCACCTGGAGACAGCATATattcagcctcatcaaccagaCGTACCTACAATTGCTTCCTCAACAAGGACAGCAAAACGCCGGTGGAGCTAGTTCGTTTGCTTATCGCGGTTACCACGAGACTGCCTGGATTATCAATAGGTTCGCCCATGTCGCTCGCAAGCATAACCTTCCTGATGTTTGCATCAATCAATTGAGCCGCATTTATACGCTGCCTAATATTGAGATTCAGGAAGCCTTCTTGAAACTTCGTGAACAGGCCAAATGCCATTATGAAAACCCCGAAGAGCTCTCGAGTGGTTTGGATGTTATCAACAATACAAACCTCAACTACTTTAGCCCGTCTCAGAAAGCCGAATTCTACACCCTCAAGGGAATGTTtttggagaagctcaagcaaaAGGATGAGGCCGATTCGGCCTATGGCACGGCGTTATACTTTGACATCGGTGCCGCCAAAGCTTGGGCGGAATGGGGCTACTTCAACGACCGCAAGTTCAAGGAAGACCCGACTGACCTCAATGCGGCACGACAAGCACTGACCTCGTACTTGCAAGCTGCGGGAAGCTACAAGAATGCTAAGTCTCGCAAGCTCCTTGCACGAATCCTGTGGCTCCTCAGCTTGGATGACGCCAAGGGCACGATCGCGTTGGGCTTTGATGACTTCAAGGGCGAAACACCGGTGTGGTATTGGATTACTTTCATCCAACAACTTATCACGGGACTCGGCCACAAGGAAGCTCCTCGTGTTTTCCAGTTGCTGCTGAAGATCGCAAAGTCCTACCCCCAGGCTTTGTACTTCCAGCTTCGAACCAACCGAGAGGATCTTCTCGTTATAAAGAAGAATCAAGAAGCCCGAGACAGAACAGCACGACAACGCGCACAATCTGTGGCATCCAATGGAAAGGCGAGCGCATCACCATCCATGACAAAGCAGGATCCCCCCAGACCTGGCACAGCATCATCACGACCAGGCACTGCAAATGCGACTGATGGAACCCCGGTCAAGGCGGAGGGTGAAGCGAACGGCAGCAACGCCGCAGGCACTCCCGCACCTACCAACGGGCAAACACCTGATCCTTCGAAGGCCGCACAAAAGGCCACCCCTCAACCTGGACAGCCAGGGCAGCCTCAGAAGAAGCCTCCGTGGGATTACACAGAAGAGGTCATGTCAGTCCTCAAGACTGCTTTCCCTCTGCTGGCCCTTTCAATGGAGACTATGGTGGACCAGATCCAGAAGAACTTCAAGTGTCCCCCTGATGAAGACGCATACCGACTAATTGTTGCTCTTCTTAACGATGCTCTGGCCTACGTTAGTCGAACACCGCCATCTTTCGCCAAGAATGTGAAGCTCCCAGCGGCGACCGAAACCAACATCACTCGTTTTGCTGAAACAATCCTGCCCAGTCACATCAAGAAGTCATTCGAGGCGGATTTCGTTACGGTCAAGCCAACAATGTACGAGTATATCTACAAGCTGCGCCGCTGGCGGAACAAGTTTGAGGAAAAGTTGGATCACCGAATACCTCGCGCCTTTCTTGAAAACTTTTCTCCTCATCTAAGTGAATTTAGGTATGGCAAATTCGATGAGGTGGAGGTTCCTGGTCAATACTTGCAGCACAAGGACAAGAATCAAGACTTCATCCGCATCGATCGTTTCCTTCCAAACATCGACCTTGTTCGATCTATCAGCGCTTCTTACCGCCGTATCAAAATGCGTGGTCATGATGGAAGTATTCACAAATGGGCTATTCAGCACCCTGCAGCTCGACACTGCCGACGAGAGGAGCGCATTTTGCAGCTTTTCCGGTCGCTTAACCAAACATTGGGCCGCAAGAAGGAGAGTCGACGTCGTGATTTGCAGTTCACTATACCAATCATGGTTCCTTTTGCACCTCATATCAGACTTGTGCAGGAAGATACATCCTACACTACACTACAGGGAGTATATGAGGATCATTGTCGAAACATGGGCATGTCGAAGGACGACCCTGTGCTATTCACTATGGAGAAGCTTCGTGGAGCCCTCGAGAGCAAGAGCTCTGTAAGTTGCCACAGACACCAACATGGTTTCGCAGTAACTAACAATAAACAGAACAAGCCTGAGCAGGCAGCGACAGCTCGGTTGGAGGTATTCAACGCGATCCAGGAGAAGTGGGTGCCATCAACAGTGGCAATAGAGTATTTCCAGAAGGTGTTCCCACAGTTTGCCGAGTTCTGGCTATTCCGCCGCCAGTTCTCGTACCAGCTTGCGGCGTTGACATTCATCACGTACATCATGTACATGCACAACCGATACCCACAGAAGATCAACATATCAAGGGCGACGGGTAAGGTTTGGGGGTCTGAAATGATGTCTTACATGAGCGCCAACAAACCCTTCTTCCACAACCCTGAACCGGTGCCATTCCGACTCACGCCTAACCTTCAAACTCTGATGGGACCACTTGCCACTGAAGGTATCTTTGCATGCTCGCTGATGGCCATCGCGCGATGCTTGACGGAGCCTGAATACGAACTGGAGCACGCCTTGACGCTTCTCGTGCGTGATGAGATGCTGTTCTGGTTTACTGGCAGCCACAGGAATGGAGTAATTACAGAGGGCCAACTTCGAGATTCTGTGCAGGTCAACAGTGAATCGATTGTCAAGCGGGCACTCAGCCTAGCGCACAGCCCTGTTGGTAACCTGCCTGCGAACCAGACAGTGATTGACGCCATCGCCAAGGCAGTCAATCCTATGAACCTGGCACAGTGCGATGCGCTGTGGATGCCATACCTGTAA